A stretch of the Balneola vulgaris DSM 17893 genome encodes the following:
- a CDS encoding BspA family leucine-rich repeat surface protein, translating to MKKAITLIYKTIFILLMVGVNPALAQFSGGSGTQADPYQVATAADLDNVRNYLDSHFILTGNLDLSTATGDPSGDFWNAGAGWIAIGYDDTSTFMPVAFTGTFDGGGHTILGLYMSQADSAGVGLFKYLGSFGVIKNVGLANVDITGFTNVGGLIGGTVVGNPEMDTLPVIDSVFVTGTVTGGDNVGGVIGNQFAGNLSHAWSSATVVGTGGFAYYGGLVGYMDGGSISESYATGSVTESTGFGSQVGGLVGGAGGGIALTISDSYATGAVSGYDDVAGLVGAVFGGVTITNSYATGAVSGDVSAVNLGGLVGFEDDYTLETLGNTYNSSYWDSMTTGQASSAGGTAKTTTEMQTQSTFTGWDFTGTWQMDGYPGLRNLGFGPANFAPTATNVVVSNTSNPAQPPAEGDVLTVSYDYNDTEGDVESGTSIQWYRADDGAGTNAVLIAGATGTSYSVAAADAGKFLRVDITPSDGTNTGSTSSSSYVEVPILNTAPIVSNAVIDIVVNEDSSVTPIDFTDVFSDAEDNDADLIYTLVSNSNPSLVFTSVDNTQDILVILLQSNANGIADFTIQAEDSEGLTVQDSFTLTVNPVNDGPEFTLAGNQTIYEDDGEQIVENFLTVNSKGGTDESAQNLSILINTNNDSVFTNLPTIDLSTGILSYTAAPDSNGVVTVSVTVSDDGGTANGGTDQTIETFEINISAVNDEPFAKINYPNPVVDNNSGQYVQDLFIAYFEPGPSNESGQKPLEYAVSTGDSSLFEVQPKIEITGTAPSGGYQYAGTLTFTPSPDTSGVAAITVQVIDDGGTENGGVNTYEMGFVITINQSNRAPVAENVQVVGYPKIGTQITATYDFTDADGDTESGSTFQWYRADDANGAGEVAIIDSTAKTYTPTSADNFKYLRLDVTPNDGMDAGATISSGYILASIFDGGIGTEAEPFLISTAIQLDSIRTLNDPMAGIKDHFKLTSDIDLDVAPYNQGEGWIPLTRGISIVFSGSLDGNNHTISGLFINNNIQEYVGLIGHHVGTVKDLKLTNVNVTVSNDNNVGAIGYVSGGIVSKVHVTGSVTSTSPSSNGVGGIAGALWNDGAITESSFDGTVTGPIVGGIAGNIESYGDENTFISKSYSIGSVSGERAGGIVGGVNDGGTISDSYSLSTVSGSNFEGGIIGYSVATQSHNYFAGTLSGVETNALWNSNGIETSSLTKSAMRDSISFANAGFDFTNTWAIMTGDTVSHPYLKDNPQTPVPGKVKANSAPIVSTPITDVTVDENAPNTVIDLSANFSDAETASGALAYTIVLNDNTTLVTASIVGNTLTLDYHTNQFGVANITVSASDGELSVDDSFIITVNEVNNAPVFGTPYDLTKAEYAGLEKEFALPTDTTDLPYDITFSADGTRMFVVDFSFIHEYKLSVANDVSTAAHSGFAEGVNTFELANQSHLGAMSFSSDGSQMFVMGGGNGSFISKLNLSVPFDISTAVFAGSEQGYYFNPDREAYTTDFEFNADGTKMFALTYNGNGQISTNENSVLEYNLGAAYDVSTAVLADSFSVATQIINPKNLALNKDGSKMFVSTSDSIIVEYSLSTPYSLSSSVYKASHEKTNSSFLLHEAIAFNGNGTKMFLLDLGTFSVIEYNMGTPEKVSFAENESGTVIDVQATNGDGGATDIGITYSIIGGLDATAFTINSVSGELSFNAIPDFENPSDSDSDNVYEVTVQADDGEVSNNTTSITLTVTVTDVEENNAPIFATSYDVSTAVYAGDEEKFDVSAQDVNPLSLEFSNDGMKMFVLGYDNAVVEYELGVAYDVSTAVYSGIEEEFNFDAQEVTTHDFTFNTDGTKMYVIGVANDKVIEYNLSSAFDVSTAVHAAGEGYSVGVEFTRPYGLTFNSQGTKMYVLGSNETTEELLIVEYVLGMAFDVSTVTQSGTRNHFSLLSELISPKDLIFNGDGTKLFVLENSGISTDGYTLDGSVVEYSLGTAYDLSTVVYAGDDQTINVNNQESAPYGIEFNADGSKMYIIGFTDSVLEYNLASGTPTLVNFAENTTGTVIDIQATDGEGGAADVGLTYSIVGGADGDLFAINSSTGALTFKAAPDFENPSDVDADNMYEVTVQADDGQSSNNTASITLTVTVTDVEESKFFIADNGVTIIAKPGTQVGESETLMYDLDKDGVAEEVTFTLRDRQGIIALLDENENNPELARTVTTGITDMSSLFDYRENFNQNIGSWDVSSVTNMSRMFVWSNFDQDISNWNVSNVTTTYAMFGFATRFNQDLRNWDLSSTINTELMFSNAWSFNNGFSPGAAKRNNKGGTNTTTLNWDVSNVTNMASMFQGAKSFNQDISSWDISSVQYFDNAPDTSSTQAKVNSSAPDSISGFLVGSGMSSDNVSKMFVGWKDKVNTAVQSINIGSIELNTEGATALRALRESSNIVVSWGGEEGVDDEPIFSPLPEPFEILTEDTRILQLWDYVSDASTPDNALNFSFSVVSDSLQTIGFDTNSGELAITAPAYADTFFVAIQVANIDNIVALDTVEVHSSPMFTSSEDMVVDIPTEFDLMQNYPNPFNPSTVIRFGVPQAGEVRLEVFDLLGRKVATLLNNERRSAGWHQVTFDASNLSSGIYIYRIATGNYVKSHRMTLIK from the coding sequence ATGAAAAAGGCGATTACACTCATATATAAAACGATATTTATACTACTCATGGTTGGTGTGAATCCAGCCTTGGCTCAATTTTCGGGAGGTTCGGGAACGCAAGCTGATCCGTATCAGGTTGCAACTGCGGCTGATCTTGACAACGTTAGAAATTATCTCGACAGTCATTTTATCCTGACGGGAAACCTCGATTTAAGTACAGCCACAGGAGATCCTTCGGGGGATTTCTGGAATGCGGGGGCTGGCTGGATCGCCATAGGCTATGACGACACGAGTACCTTTATGCCCGTGGCTTTTACAGGCACCTTTGATGGAGGTGGCCATACTATACTTGGGTTGTATATGAGTCAAGCGGATAGTGCAGGGGTAGGGTTATTTAAATATTTGGGGAGCTTTGGGGTTATTAAAAATGTAGGCTTGGCGAATGTAGACATCACCGGGTTTACGAATGTTGGTGGGCTGATAGGTGGAACGGTTGTTGGGAACCCCGAAATGGACACCCTTCCAGTAATCGACTCAGTATTCGTTACAGGTACCGTAACTGGTGGAGATAATGTAGGTGGTGTGATTGGGAATCAATTTGCGGGGAATTTGAGCCATGCTTGGTCGTCGGCCACAGTAGTGGGAACCGGTGGGTTTGCCTACTATGGTGGATTAGTTGGTTATATGGATGGAGGGAGTATTTCGGAGAGTTACGCAACGGGGAGTGTTACAGAGTCGACAGGATTTGGGTCACAAGTGGGTGGTTTAGTTGGAGGTGCCGGTGGCGGTATTGCCCTAACCATCAGTGATAGTTATGCAACCGGAGCGGTAAGTGGCTACGATGATGTTGCAGGTTTAGTAGGGGCCGTATTCGGAGGGGTAACCATAACCAATTCATATGCAACTGGAGCGGTAAGTGGGGATGTATCTGCGGTGAACCTAGGGGGCTTAGTAGGGTTTGAAGATGATTACACATTGGAGACGCTAGGAAACACCTACAACAGTAGTTATTGGGATTCCATGACCACTGGCCAAGCCAGTAGTGCAGGGGGTACGGCAAAAACCACTACCGAAATGCAGACCCAAAGCACCTTTACGGGCTGGGACTTTACAGGGACGTGGCAGATGGATGGGTATCCTGGGTTGAGAAATCTAGGCTTTGGTCCGGCAAACTTTGCGCCAACAGCAACGAATGTAGTAGTGAGTAATACCTCGAACCCTGCACAACCGCCTGCGGAAGGGGATGTGCTCACGGTAAGTTATGATTACAACGATACCGAAGGAGATGTAGAATCAGGAACAAGTATTCAGTGGTACCGTGCCGATGATGGAGCGGGAACCAACGCGGTACTGATAGCAGGTGCTACGGGGACAAGCTACAGCGTAGCTGCAGCCGATGCAGGGAAGTTCCTACGCGTGGATATCACACCGAGTGATGGAACCAATACAGGTAGTACGTCATCTAGTAGTTATGTGGAGGTGCCAATTTTGAACACAGCACCTATAGTCTCAAATGCCGTGATAGATATCGTTGTAAACGAAGACAGTTCCGTAACTCCTATAGATTTTACCGATGTATTTAGTGATGCAGAAGACAATGATGCAGATTTGATATACACATTAGTTTCAAATTCTAACCCATCATTAGTATTTACATCGGTTGACAATACGCAAGATATTTTAGTAATACTTCTTCAATCTAATGCTAATGGTATAGCAGATTTTACTATACAAGCTGAAGACAGCGAAGGCTTAACCGTACAGGATAGCTTCACACTTACAGTTAATCCAGTGAATGATGGCCCTGAATTTACTTTAGCTGGAAATCAAACAATTTATGAAGATGATGGAGAACAAATAGTAGAGAATTTTCTTACTGTGAATTCAAAGGGTGGCACTGATGAGTCTGCTCAAAACTTAAGTATTCTTATAAATACTAATAATGACTCAGTTTTTACTAATCTTCCAACCATTGACCTTTCTACAGGAATATTAAGTTATACGGCGGCTCCTGATAGTAATGGAGTGGTCACAGTGTCCGTAACTGTGAGTGATGATGGGGGAACTGCAAATGGGGGTACAGATCAAACCATAGAGACTTTTGAAATCAACATTAGTGCTGTAAATGATGAGCCGTTTGCAAAAATAAATTACCCTAACCCAGTTGTGGACAATAATTCAGGACAATATGTGCAGGATCTTTTTATTGCATATTTCGAGCCTGGCCCTTCTAATGAATCCGGTCAGAAACCGTTGGAATATGCGGTTAGTACAGGAGATTCGAGTTTGTTCGAAGTGCAGCCTAAAATCGAAATTACTGGTACGGCACCTTCAGGTGGTTACCAATATGCGGGGACATTAACATTCACCCCTTCTCCAGATACCTCAGGTGTAGCTGCTATAACTGTTCAGGTCATTGATGACGGGGGTACAGAAAATGGTGGGGTAAACACCTATGAAATGGGATTTGTCATCACTATAAATCAGAGCAACAGAGCTCCTGTAGCTGAAAATGTACAAGTAGTTGGTTATCCTAAAATCGGAACTCAAATCACAGCAACATACGACTTTACCGATGCCGATGGTGATACAGAATCAGGAAGTACTTTCCAATGGTATCGAGCCGATGATGCAAATGGGGCAGGTGAGGTAGCTATCATTGATTCTACAGCGAAAACTTACACTCCAACCTCAGCGGATAATTTTAAATATCTAAGATTGGATGTAACTCCGAATGATGGAATGGATGCTGGTGCCACCATTTCCAGTGGATATATCTTGGCAAGTATATTTGATGGTGGAATTGGAACCGAAGCTGAGCCATTCTTGATTTCAACAGCTATACAGCTTGATTCTATCAGAACTTTGAATGATCCAATGGCTGGCATTAAAGATCATTTTAAATTGACTTCAGATATTGACCTTGATGTAGCTCCTTATAATCAAGGTGAAGGTTGGATTCCGTTAACCAGAGGTATTTCCATTGTATTTTCAGGGAGCTTAGATGGAAATAACCACACTATTAGTGGACTTTTTATTAATAACAATATTCAGGAGTATGTAGGCTTAATCGGGCATCACGTAGGAACTGTAAAAGATTTAAAGCTTACAAATGTTAATGTTACAGTTTCAAATGATAACAACGTTGGGGCAATTGGCTATGTAAGTGGCGGAATTGTTTCTAAAGTGCATGTAACAGGTTCGGTTACATCTACATCCCCTTCCTCAAATGGTGTAGGCGGTATCGCTGGAGCGTTATGGAATGATGGGGCTATTACAGAAAGTTCTTTTGATGGAACGGTTACCGGACCCATTGTTGGTGGTATTGCCGGTAATATTGAATCGTATGGCGATGAAAATACATTTATTAGCAAAAGCTATTCAATCGGATCAGTTTCAGGCGAACGAGCAGGTGGTATCGTAGGAGGTGTTAATGATGGAGGTACAATTTCCGACAGTTATTCACTGTCAACTGTATCAGGGAGTAATTTTGAAGGCGGTATTATTGGCTATAGTGTGGCAACCCAATCCCACAATTATTTCGCAGGCACACTTTCTGGTGTAGAAACCAATGCCCTTTGGAATTCAAACGGTATTGAAACTTCGAGTTTAACAAAATCGGCAATGAGAGATTCAATCTCATTTGCTAATGCTGGTTTTGATTTTACAAATACCTGGGCAATTATGACGGGGGACACCGTGAGTCATCCTTACTTAAAGGATAATCCACAAACACCGGTGCCGGGTAAGGTGAAAGCTAATTCTGCACCAATTGTGAGCACACCCATAACGGATGTTACGGTAGATGAAAATGCGCCAAATACAGTTATCGATTTAAGTGCAAACTTTAGTGATGCCGAGACAGCTTCGGGTGCACTTGCTTACACCATTGTATTGAACGACAATACTACATTGGTTACAGCTTCAATCGTTGGAAATACATTAACTTTGGATTATCACACCAACCAATTTGGAGTGGCGAATATCACGGTCAGCGCCAGTGATGGAGAGTTAAGTGTTGATGATAGTTTCATCATAACAGTAAATGAAGTAAACAATGCCCCTGTATTTGGTACTCCTTATGATTTAACTAAGGCGGAGTATGCTGGCCTGGAAAAAGAGTTTGCTTTGCCAACAGACACAACGGATTTACCCTATGATATCACTTTTAGTGCGGATGGTACCAGGATGTTTGTTGTAGATTTTTCTTTCATTCATGAGTATAAATTGAGTGTTGCGAATGATGTATCGACAGCAGCGCACTCAGGATTTGCAGAGGGAGTGAATACTTTTGAGCTAGCTAATCAGTCTCATCTTGGGGCTATGTCATTTAGCAGTGATGGATCCCAAATGTTTGTAATGGGAGGGGGTAATGGGTCTTTTATTTCAAAATTGAATTTAAGCGTTCCGTTTGATATCTCGACTGCGGTTTTCGCCGGTAGCGAGCAGGGGTACTATTTTAATCCTGATCGAGAAGCTTATACAACAGATTTCGAGTTTAACGCAGATGGAACTAAGATGTTCGCGCTTACTTATAATGGTAATGGACAAATTTCAACTAATGAAAACTCGGTGTTAGAATACAATCTTGGAGCAGCTTATGATGTATCTACGGCGGTGCTTGCTGATTCATTTAGTGTAGCTACACAAATAATTAATCCAAAAAATTTAGCCCTCAATAAAGATGGTTCAAAGATGTTTGTCAGTACCTCAGATAGTATAATAGTAGAGTATTCGCTGAGTACGCCCTATAGTTTGTCTTCTTCGGTATACAAAGCTAGTCATGAAAAAACTAATTCCAGTTTTTTATTGCATGAGGCGATAGCATTTAATGGAAATGGGACTAAGATGTTCTTGCTTGATTTGGGGACGTTTTCGGTCATAGAGTACAATATGGGAACTCCTGAAAAGGTAAGTTTTGCTGAGAACGAATCGGGCACAGTGATCGACGTGCAAGCCACCAATGGTGATGGAGGAGCTACGGATATAGGTATTACTTATTCCATAATTGGTGGTTTAGATGCAACAGCCTTTACAATAAATAGCGTATCAGGTGAACTAAGTTTCAATGCTATCCCAGACTTTGAAAATCCATCTGATTCAGATTCTGATAATGTTTATGAAGTAACCGTACAAGCCGATGATGGAGAAGTTTCAAATAATACAACTAGTATTACTCTAACAGTTACCGTTACAGATGTGGAAGAGAACAATGCTCCTATTTTTGCTACTTCTTATGATGTATCTACAGCAGTATATGCAGGTGATGAGGAAAAGTTTGATGTAAGTGCCCAAGATGTAAACCCACTGTCATTAGAGTTCAGTAATGACGGAATGAAAATGTTTGTACTTGGATATGATAATGCTGTTGTCGAGTATGAGTTGGGGGTAGCCTATGATGTATCTACAGCAGTTTATTCTGGAATCGAGGAAGAGTTTAATTTTGATGCTCAAGAAGTAACTACACATGATTTCACGTTTAATACTGATGGAACAAAAATGTATGTGATAGGTGTAGCGAATGATAAGGTGATAGAATATAACCTTAGTTCTGCTTTTGACGTGTCTACGGCTGTACATGCAGCTGGAGAAGGGTATTCTGTAGGTGTAGAGTTTACGAGGCCGTATGGTTTAACTTTTAACAGTCAAGGGACTAAGATGTATGTACTCGGCTCTAATGAAACTACGGAAGAGCTTTTGATTGTTGAGTATGTCTTAGGAATGGCTTTTGACGTGTCGACTGTTACACAAAGTGGGACAAGAAATCATTTTTCATTATTGTCTGAATTGATATCTCCAAAAGATTTAATCTTCAACGGAGATGGTACAAAGCTATTTGTTTTAGAAAATTCAGGTATATCTACAGATGGTTATACACTTGATGGATCTGTAGTAGAATATTCTCTTGGTACAGCTTACGATTTATCGACCGTGGTTTATGCAGGAGATGATCAAACAATTAATGTAAACAACCAAGAATCGGCTCCATATGGTATAGAATTTAATGCAGATGGTTCAAAAATGTATATCATTGGATTTACTGACTCAGTGTTAGAATATAATTTAGCATCAGGCACTCCAACACTTGTCAACTTTGCTGAAAACACTACGGGCACAGTGATCGACATACAAGCCACCGATGGCGAGGGCGGTGCCGCAGATGTTGGTTTAACTTATTCCATTGTGGGTGGTGCCGATGGTGACTTATTTGCAATAAATAGCTCAACAGGAGCACTTACTTTTAAAGCGGCTCCAGACTTTGAAAATCCATCTGATGTGGATGCTGACAACATGTATGAGGTTACCGTTCAGGCCGATGATGGGCAATCTTCAAATAACACAGCTAGTATAACCCTAACCGTTACCGTAACGGATGTGGAAGAAAGTAAATTCTTTATTGCTGATAACGGGGTTACCATTATTGCAAAACCGGGTACACAAGTGGGTGAAAGTGAAACATTAATGTATGATTTGGATAAGGATGGAGTTGCCGAGGAAGTGACTTTTACACTTAGAGACCGACAAGGAATTATTGCATTGCTGGATGAAAATGAAAATAATCCTGAACTTGCTCGTACGGTTACAACAGGAATAACTGATATGTCAAGTTTATTTGATTATAGAGAAAACTTTAATCAGAATATTGGGTCTTGGGATGTAAGTAGTGTGACAAACATGTCTCGAATGTTTGTTTGGTCTAATTTTGATCAAGATATTAGTAACTGGAATGTGAGTAACGTCACAACTACATATGCAATGTTTGGCTTTGCAACAAGATTCAACCAGGATTTAAGGAATTGGGATCTAAGCAGTACTATAAATACTGAGTTGATGTTTAGTAATGCATGGTCTTTTAACAATGGCTTTAGTCCAGGTGCTGCAAAAAGAAATAATAAAGGGGGTACGAATACAACAACATTAAACTGGGATGTTTCTAACGTCACCAACATGGCGAGCATGTTCCAAGGGGCAAAGTCCTTCAATCAGGACATAAGTTCTTGGGATATTTCGAGCGTGCAGTATTTTGATAATGCCCCTGATACATCTAGTACTCAGGCCAAAGTAAATTCTTCGGCCCCAGATTCAATCTCTGGTTTCCTAGTGGGTTCAGGCATGAGCTCTGATAATGTGAGTAAGATGTTTGTGGGGTGGAAAGACAAAGTGAATACTGCCGTACAAAGTATCAATATTGGAAGTATTGAACTTAACACTGAAGGGGCTACAGCACTCAGAGCCCTGCGTGAGTCGAGTAACATTGTAGTATCGTGGGGTGGGGAAGAAGGCGTAGATGACGAGCCTATATTTTCACCGCTTCCAGAACCTTTTGAGATCTTAACTGAAGATACCCGCATTCTACAGCTTTGGGATTATGTTAGCGATGCTTCCACTCCTGACAATGCCCTGAATTTCAGTTTTAGTGTAGTGTCAGATTCATTGCAAACCATAGGCTTCGATACCAACAGTGGAGAACTAGCTATTACAGCACCAGCTTATGCCGATACCTTCTTTGTGGCTATACAAGTGGCTAACATTGATAATATCGTAGCTTTAGATACCGTGGAAGTGCATTCAAGCCCAATGTTCACGAGCTCTGAAGATATGGTAGTGGATATCCCTACTGAGTTCGACTTAATGCAGAATTACCCAAATCCATTTAATCCATCTACGGTGATTAGATTTGGTGTTCCACAAGCAGGCGAAGTGCGCTTAGAGGTGTTCGACCTTCTAGGCCGTAAGGTAGCCACCTTGTTAAATAACGAACGCCGAAGTGCGGGATGGCATCAAGTAACCTTTGATGCGAGTAATTTGTCATCTGGAATTTATATATACCGAATTGCGACAGGTAATTATGTGAAGTCGCATAGAATGACCTTGATAAAGTAG
- a CDS encoding response regulator, giving the protein MNVLIVDDHGEIRRLLRQYIETIISNELVVRECGSAEEAISIYPQFKPDFVLMDIELGAMSGFDATIHLMKIDSEAKVVIVSSHNSPLYKKRAKELQVQGYICKDNLRELVPILHMLITKYQLR; this is encoded by the coding sequence ATGAACGTTCTAATTGTAGACGACCATGGTGAGATACGACGATTACTGAGGCAATATATTGAAACAATTATCAGCAATGAGTTGGTTGTGAGAGAATGTGGAAGTGCTGAAGAGGCTATTTCAATATATCCACAGTTTAAACCAGATTTCGTTCTTATGGATATAGAATTAGGTGCAATGTCGGGGTTTGATGCTACTATACATCTAATGAAAATAGATTCGGAGGCAAAAGTAGTCATTGTATCAAGTCATAACTCCCCTCTATATAAAAAGAGAGCTAAAGAACTACAGGTTCAAGGCTATATCTGTAAAGATAATTTGCGTGAACTAGTTCCCATATTACATATGCTAATAACCAAATACCAATTGCGATGA
- a CDS encoding response regulator transcription factor, whose translation MGRKIKLLIADDHPLMLNGLKQVFDLEDDFEVIEATNGEEALELIREQKPEIAILDIEMPLKTGIDVAKQAHYESLSVDIIFLTMYNDETVFNKAMDIGVKGFVLKENTVSEIANCVRTVAEGKYYLSPVISEYLLRRNSRLAPEATDKYGIDLLTETERKIMKQLTLMKTSQEIADYFNVSIKTVQNHRNNICNKLGLSGAHALLKYALNHEKRW comes from the coding sequence ATGGGTAGAAAAATAAAATTATTGATTGCAGACGATCACCCACTAATGCTTAATGGACTTAAGCAAGTATTTGACTTAGAGGATGATTTTGAAGTTATAGAAGCAACTAATGGGGAGGAGGCCTTAGAGCTTATAAGAGAGCAAAAGCCAGAAATTGCAATACTAGATATAGAAATGCCCTTAAAAACGGGTATTGACGTAGCTAAACAAGCGCACTATGAGTCTCTATCTGTAGATATAATTTTTTTAACCATGTACAATGATGAAACAGTATTCAATAAGGCCATGGATATTGGGGTAAAGGGATTTGTGCTCAAAGAAAATACCGTATCAGAAATAGCTAACTGCGTAAGAACTGTTGCTGAGGGTAAATACTATTTAAGCCCCGTTATTTCTGAATATTTACTTCGCCGTAATTCAAGGCTTGCTCCTGAAGCAACGGATAAATATGGTATTGACTTGTTAACAGAGACTGAGCGGAAAATCATGAAACAGCTTACCTTAATGAAAACCAGCCAAGAAATTGCAGATTACTTCAACGTGAGTATTAAAACGGTTCAAAATCATCGTAATAACATTTGTAATAAACTGGGATTAAGTGGAGCACATGCCCTTCTAAAATATGCACTTAATCATGAGAAAAGATGGTAG